The Raphanus sativus cultivar WK10039 chromosome 2, ASM80110v3, whole genome shotgun sequence genome includes a region encoding these proteins:
- the LOC130508257 gene encoding RNA demethylase ALKBH9B-like codes for MEPVEDDPFLRKYQPSDLKIASEFLTTWLPFLSRDLCSDCVHVLSHRIRSLHPEYSSTKTETVAGDDKPVSDLVVEDMDSEAAGDDHINAFETATPKMSWADMTQEDGLSDEEEEEVSKDSRKTPAKRKLSRNEREQYGFVNVKRMKVFSCFEKVKGRRVDILEGLELHTGVFSAAEQKRIVDYVCELQEKGRKGELQERTFTAPHKWMRGKGRVTIQFGCCYNYATDKAGNPPGILQHGAVDPIPSLFKVIIRRLVGWHVLPPTCVPDSCIVNIYDEGDCIPPHIDNHDFLRPFCTVSFLSECDILFGSNLKIEGPGEFSGSYSLLLLVGSVLVLKGNGADVAKHCVPAVPKKRISITFRKMDESKRPVGFTPEPYLEGIKPLPYESTTKLSTPPAVAAISSSRWGNDQNGTKYNSGGGGHREGRKHHESRRGYHHSESRDWSSSSNRRRGSSRHSPSTAYRPKVHSNNTSSDNV; via the exons ATGGAGCCAGTCGAAGACGACCCTTTCCTCCGGAAGTATCAGCCATCGGATCTTAAGATTGCTTCGGAGTTTCTAACAACTTGGCTGCCTTTCTTATCTAGAGATCTCTGCTCAGACTGCGTCCATGTTCTCTCCCATCGTATCCGTTCTCTACACCCAG AGTATTCTAGTACTAAGACAGAGACTGTTGCTGGAGATGATAAACCGGTTTCTGATCTGGTGGTGGAAGACATGGATTCTGAAGCTGCTGGTGATGATCATATCAATGCTTTTGAGACTGCGACTCCTAAAATGTCTTGGGCTGATATGACACAAGAGGATGGGCtcagtgatgaagaagaagaggaggtgaGTAAAGACTCTAGGAAGACTCCTGCGAAGCGTAAATTGTCTAGGAATGAAAGAGAGCAGTATGGGTTTGTGAACGTGAAGAGGATGAAAGTGTTTAGCTGTTTCGAGAAAGTTAAAGGGAGACGCGTTGATATACTAGAGGGACTTGAGTTGCATACCGGTGTTTTCAGCGCTGCGGAGCAGAAAAGGATTGTTGATTATGTGTGTGAACTACAAGAGAAGGGTCGCAAGGGAGAGCTTCAAG AACGTACTTTCACTGCTCCGCATAAGTGGATGCGAGGCAAAGGAAGAGTTACTATTCAATTCGGATGTTGTTACAACTACGCAACT GACAAAGCGGGGAACCCACCAGGGATCCTTCAACACGGAGCTGTTGATCCAATACCATCTCTTTTCAAAGTAATTATCAGAAGGTTGGTAGGGTGGCATGTGCTTCCTCCAACATGCGTACCTGATAGTTGTATCGTCAATATATACGACGAAGGTGATTGTATACCTCCCCATATCGATAACCACGACTTCCTCCGACCTTTCTGCACAGTCTCGTTCCTCAGTGAGTGTGATATACTCTTTGGATCAAATCTTAAAATCGAAGGACCTGGTGAATTCTCTGGTTCTTACTCGTTGCTGCTTCTTGTCGG GTCAGTTCTAGTGCTAAAGGGGAATGGTGCCGATGTAGCTAAGCATTGTGTACCTGCGGTTCCCAAGAAGAG GATATCGATCACGTTTAGGAAAATGGACGAGTCGAAAAGACCAGTCGGGTTCACCCCGGAACCTTATCTGGAAGGGATCAAGCCGTTGCCATACGAATCGACCACCAAGCTGAGTACTCCTCCTGCTGTTGCAGCCATTAGCTCTTCAAGATGGGGCAACGACCAAAATGGTACTAAATACAACAGCGGAGGAGGCGGACACAGAGAAGGACGCAAGCATCATGAGTCGAGAAGAGGTTATCATCATTCCGAGAGTCGAGATTGGTCGTCATCATCAAAccgaagaagaggaagctcacgacACTCTCCTAGCACAGCTTATAGACCCAAGGTGCATAGTAATAATACTAGCTCTGACAATGTTTGA
- the LOC108838376 gene encoding uncharacterized protein LOC108838376 yields MFSFWKKRLGIGMAAAAHDSSSRESLEMKFGQLHHVDCNLQAEELGVLLDRVKSAAASLHYLRSKALLAVPDLLAHESLGAEQLPLEDDGSVSEVAKDIITLLTFHSPGEEDTFPGTSEKNQDSLVIRDGACTLKMIQFIQMVADVLESLLRRVTAAESEASFHKERVIIGEEEIRRKTVEIEHLLSSVDGMKQIVLGNKGVLNKTMEIIKTLVEASRRDREEAVEKEEELRRVKTEFESLRNYVNTSTNAVETLRSSERQFKTIEARLVAKSAQLEGEKAQKEVEIQKLMEENVKLTALLDKKEAQILALNEQCKFMALNASNI; encoded by the exons ATGTTTAGTTTCTGGAAAAAGAGATTGGGAATAGGTATGGCTGCTGCTGCACATGATTCATCATCAAGAGAAAGCCTTGAGATGAAATTTGGTCAACTGCATCATGTAGATTGTAATTTACAAGCTGAAGAGTTGGGTGTTCTGCTAGATAGGGTCAAATCAGCTGCAGCCAGCTTACACTATTTGAGGTCAAAAGCTCTGTTGGCCGTTCCTGATCTTCTAGCACATGAGTCGCTCGGTGCTGAACAGTTACCACTAGAAGATGATGGTTCAGTTTCCGAAGTGGCCAAGGACATCATCACTCTTCTAACTTTTCATAGTCCAGGGGAAGAAGATACGTTTCCTGGAACTAGCGAGAAGAACCAAGACTCCTTGGTCATACGGGATGGAGCTTGTACTTTGAAGATGATCCAATTCATACAGATGGTCGCTGATGTGCTGGAGTCTCTTCTGAGGAGGGTCACAGCGGCAGAATCCGAAGCCTCGTTCCATAAGGAGAGGGTGATTATAGGTGAGGAAGAAATTAGAAGGAAGACAGTCGAAATCGAGCATTTGTTATCGAGTGTGGATGGGATGAAACAGATAGTGCTTGGGAATAAAGGTGTTCTCAACAAAACAATGGAGATAATCAAGACACTGGTTGAAGCCAGTAGGAGAGATAGGGAGGAAGCTGTTGAGAAAGAAGAGGAGCTCCGTCGTGTGAAGACGGAGTTTGAATCACTTAGAAATTACGTCAATACTTCCACCAATGCTGTTGAGACACTTCGTTCATCGGAAAGGCAGTTCAAAACTATCGAAGCACG TCTGGTTGCCAAGTCTGCACAGCTGGAAGGCGAGAAAGCGCAGAAAGAGGTAGAAATTCAAAAGCTGATGGAGGAGAACGTGAAGCTAACCGCTCTTCTTGACAAGAAAGAAGCGCAGATTCTAGCCTTGAATGAACAATGCAAATTCATGGCTTTGAATGCTTCAAACATCTGA
- the LOC130498709 gene encoding protein SMALL AUXIN UP-REGULATED RNA 9-like, whose translation MAIKKSNKVAASQAATIKKILKRCSSLGKKNQGSCYFSDVPKGHFPVYVGQQRSRYVVPIAWLAHPEFQTLLQLAEEEFGFEHDMGLTIPCDEAVFQSLISLFR comes from the coding sequence ATGGCGATAAAGAAGTCGAACAAAGTGGCAGCGTCTCAAGCAGCAACTATAAAGAAAATCTTGAAGAGATGCTCAAGTCTTGGAAAGAAGAATCAAGGCAGTTGCTATTTCAGTGACGTACCGAAAGGTCACTTCCCGGTGTACGTTGGTCAACAAAGGAGTCGTTACGTGGTCCCAATCGCATGGCTAGCTCATCCTGAGTTTCAGACACTCCTCCAACTAGCCGAGGAAGAGTTTGGGTTTGAGCACGACATGGGTCTCACTATCCCTTGTGATGAAGCCGTCTTTCAATCACTCATCTCGTTGTTCAGATAA
- the LOC108843664 gene encoding filament-like plant protein 5, translated as MDGRSWPWKKKSSDKATTEKPVVGNESTNVSSLSYLASLESQEKCKNTNYVQITMDSYTHLSRMEDQVKLFEGQVKDLSEKLTTAQSELNTKECLILQHAKVAEEAVSGWEKADAETLILKRQLESVTLLKLTAEDRASHLDDALKECTRQIRTVKDESEQKLQAVVLAKTIHWDKIKAELEGKIDELNQGLHRAASDNASLTRSLQERSEMVVRIREERSKAEAEVERLKTSVQLAEKEISSLKYDVHVASKEVEIRNEEKNMSLKSAENANRQYLEGVKKIAKLEGECQRLRGLLRKKLPGPGAMAQMKQEVESLGHELAADPKWEECRRRAVEMEEEIQTLKEQLASRSNELSVSRNVCAKTLGKLKALEGQMQSGNQYQPSVTSVSEDGFDEEGSSSECGGGDSHKARKAANIDGGSSKPRVLSNNRLELMDDFLEIEKLAASDPNSASKSCNSACSRYSEQDDDTALDQLLRSRISRVFESQEGVISVEKIVEATRVLIQEMQGSSTKQLSSCPLFEVADETMEKHVLSSQDSNNKATLLDKEVEDSESYPSGDTFAKDDSTSKSLLKELKLEKENIELELSRCLQNLESTKLELEEKEQVIAEMNSQRDLQSLAETQLKCVTESYKTLELHTKDLEAKVKRLEEETERLETAFSTEKREHEETLAKCKDLQENMQRNETCRECSASKVQPNQEKDIASATEKLAACQETIHLLSQQLQSLQPQSNHVPKSQSPEKKLQHYKTSEAEDDVPHDDHNIQPSHSFRHTVNPTVHAIIKSSSVSSSSREDGEKHTRGLGRFFSSKSKNSGR; from the exons ATGGACGGTAGAAGTTGGCCATGGAAGAAAAAGTCTTCGGACAAAGCCACGACCGAGAAACCAGTGGTTGGAAACGAGTCAACTAATGTTTCTTCTTTGTCCTACCTAGCATCTCTCGAGAGTCAG GAGAAGTGTAAGAATACAAACTATGTTCAGATAACTATGGATTCATACACGCATTTGAGTAGAATGGAGGATCAGGTCAAACTGTTTGAAGGTCAGGTCAAGGATCTTAGTGAAAAACTCACCACTGCACAATCAGAGCTAAACACTAAAGAATGTTTGATTCTTCAGCATGCCAAAGTCGCTGAAGAAGCGGTTTCAG GATGGGAGAAGGCTGATGCAGAGACTTTAATACTCAAACGTCAACTCGAATCTGTAACTCTCTTAAAGCTCACTGCAGAGGATCGAGCTTCGCATCTGGACGATGCGCTGAAAGAGTGCACGAGGCAGATAAGGACTGTGAAAGACGAGAGCGAACAGAAGCTGCAAGCCGTGGTTCTTGCTAAAACCATCCACTGGGACAAGATCAAAGCCGAGCTCGAAGGAAAGATCGACGAGTTAAACCAAGGACTACACCGAGCAGCTTCCGACAACGCATCACTCACAAGATCGTTGCAAGAACGGTCAGAGATGGTAGTAAGGATCAGGGAGGAAAGGTCTAAAGCCGAAGCCGAGGTTGAAAGGTTAAAGACTAGTGTTCAGTTGGCTGAGAAGGAGATCAGTTCGCTCAAGTACGATGTCCACGTGGCTTCGAAAGAAGTAGAGATACGCAACGAGGAGAAGAACATGAGTTTGAAGTCGGCGGAGAACGCGAACAGACAGTATCTGGAAGGAGTTAAGAAGATTGCGAAGCTCGAAGGAGAGTGTCAGAGGCTGAGAGGGCTTCTGAGGAAGAAGCTTCCAGGTCCTGGTGCCATGGCTCAGATGAAGCAAGAAGTTGAAAGCTTAGGACATGAACTCGCAGCAGACCCTAAGTGGGAAGAGTGCAGAAGACGTGCAgtggagatggaggaggagattCAGACGCTCAAAGAACAGCTCGCTTCTCGTAGCAACGAGCTGAGTGTTTCGAGAAACGTGTGCGCCAAGACTCTTGGAAAGCTTAAGGCTCTTGAAGGACAGATGCAGAGTGGTAATCAGTATCAGCCTAGTGTCACCTCGGTGTCAGAAGATGGATTTGATGAAGAAGGAAGCTCCTCTGAGTGTGGTGGTGGTGATTCTCATAAAGCGAGGAAAGCAGCAAACATTGATGGCGGCTCCTCAAAGCCTAGGGTTTTGTCTAATAATAGACTTGAGTTAATGGATGACTTCCTGGAGATTGAGAAGTTAGCAGCTAGTGATCCTAACTCAGCTTCAAAGTCTTGCAACAGCGCCTGCAGTAGGTACAGTGAGCAGGATGATGATACAGCGCTTGATCAGCTGCTGCGTTCAAGAATCAGTAGAGTGTTTGAATCTCAAGAAGGCGTTATTAGCGTTGAGAAAATAGTCGAAGCCACGAGAGTTTTGATCCAAGAGATGCAAGGATCATCAACCAAACAGCTCTCAAGTTGTCCTCTGTTTGAAGTTGCTGATGAAACTATGGAGAAGCATGTTTTGTCATCTCAAGACAGCAACAACAAGGCTACATTGCTAGATAAAGAGGTTGAAGATTCAGAATCTTATCCATCGGGGGACACATTTGCTAAGGATGATTCAACATCTAAGAGCTTGTTGAAAGAGCTAAAGTTGGAGAAAGAAAACATTGAACTAGAATTATCAAGATGCTTGCAGAATCTTGAAAGTACAAAGTTGGAGTTGGAAGAGAAAGAGCAGGTCATAGCAGAGATGAACTCGCAGAGAGACCTCCAAAGCTTGGCAGAAACTCAGCTCAAATGTGTGACCGAGTCATACAAGACGCTGGAACTCCATACCAAAGATTTAGAAGCTAAAGTGAAAAGATTGGAAGAAGAGACGGAGAGACTTGAAACGGCGTTTTCCACAGAAAAGCGTGAACATGAGGAGACTCTAGCTAAATGCAAAGACCTTCAAGAAAATATGCAAAG GAATGAGACTTGCAGAGAGTGTTCAGCATCCAAAGTCCAACCTAATCAG GAGAAAGACATAGCATCAGCAACAGAGAAGCTTGCAGCTTGCCAAGAAACGATTCACTTACTCAGCCAACAGTTGCAATCCTTGCAACCTCAGAGCAACCACGTTCCCAAATCTCAATCTCCTGAGAAGAAGCTTCAACACTACAAAACCTCAGAAGCAGAAGATGATGTTCCTCATGATGATCATAACATTCAGCCATCTCATTCTTTTAGACACACGGTGAATCCAACAGTCCATGCGATTATCAAGTCTAGCTcggtttcttcatcttctagAGAAGATGGTGAGAAGCATACGCGCGGATTAGGACGTTTCTTCTCATCTAAATCGAAGAACAGTGGACGTTAA